Genomic segment of Salvia splendens isolate huo1 chromosome 12, SspV2, whole genome shotgun sequence:
tggcacgaaaatgatgtcgcagacatcatgactgcatgtatcatattgcacaatatgataatagatgacgaaggatttgctgcagagcgatgGACACCCGAAGAAGGTGCTAGTACGAGCTCGGGTATTGCCATGGATCCCatacagatgggtgtaccacgtagtaatgaatacttgatccagaggtacaccgatatgcggagccaaatatcgcatGATTCACTGCAGGttgatatggttgaagaggtctggaaccgtaGAAGGGGCGCTGCAGAGTGATTTGGGTTTCCGGcttgttgtttttaaattatgtcactttcgttgtataattttcctatttcaatataatacaacgaagttattgttacattttttctaggttgtgaattttctaatttacaatccacattattttactttaattaaatttataaatatcataaatttaaaactaataaaatttattagacttaaattaaaaaataatattaaaaaaataaacaaattaattttttttaaagagggccacatttggtggcccttgttatttTTGATAGTTTTGTTGACTTTACCATTACGGAAGCCACATgagagccacgaatggtggccttcaagggccaccattgtggacactcttaataTACGGAATAGTAGTTGCGTAGCTGAGAAGTCTGGTCTCCACTTATTAATATAATCAAGTTTGGGCCTTAATAAGCCCAACGGTCTTATCTGTAAAACGTTAATGGCCggtttattttttagtaattagctACGTGAATGATGAGtattggagtatttttttaattagtgttcattgaatttcaattaaaattgattaattctcaataataatttcattataaAGAATTGAATTCATTTGTGCGCAGAGACTTGTCTGCGCGCACCAGATGCACAACACTCTCATCCTAATTAAATCCAACTACAGTTAGTTCATCAACTCAAATTTATCAATCgtaatcaatatttaattagaATGAATGCATAACCAAAGTAAGTCCCAAAATTCAATAGTTAGAATCTCAATTTAATTTAGTGACGACaaaggaaaaaaagtaagatTAAATGGCACAACACATAGACATAATAATACAGTGAGACAATAATAGAGAAGCTCAGCCATACAATGAGACGAGAGGCTAACATATCATCAAAAATCTGATCCATAAACAGCTTACCATACCTCATCTATATATCCACTACTTAAACTTCCACCTCAACTGGTGTTGCTGCTGCATTCAATCATGGCTTCTTCTGCTCTTTCCTCTCTGCAGGTTGGCTGCAGCAAGGCCTTCTCCGACTTCTCCGGCCTCCGCACCTCCTCCGCCTCTCTCCCCTTCCCCAAGCGCTCCAACGATGACTTCCTCTCCCTTATCGCCTTCCAAACCTCCGTTGTCAGTGCTTCTCATTAATCCTCACTTGCTTAACTATGTGCACATGCTCTGTTTTTATTATAATGTGTGTGGTTTTAATGGAAAAAGGTTGGTGGTGGCAACAAGAGGGGAGTGGTGGAGGCCAAGCTTAAAGTGGCTATCAATGGTTTCGGTCGGATTGGGAGGAACTTCTTGAGGTGTTGGCATGGGAGGAAGGACTCCCCTCTCGACGTCATTGCCATCAACGACACCGGCGGCGTCAAGCAGGCTTCCCACCTCCTCAAATACGACTCCACGCTCGGCATCTTCGACGCTGATGTCAAGCCCGTTGGCACTGACGGTATCTCTGTCGATGGCAAGGTCATCAAAGTCGTCTCCAACCGCAACCCTTCTAACCTCCCGTGGGGGTAATAATTCCGCTTTCGTTACTACAGGAACGAAGTTAGGGCTATCTGAACTGCACATCAGTATGATATTGTCCATTTCAGGCAGTGCCTCATTGTTTACTTTTTGAGACACTGCCAAAAATGTCATATACTAATGCAGTTGGGGTAGCCCTTATATATTGCTTGCAAGTTGCAACTTGACTTGTTTTTCTACATGCTCTGTTACGGGCTGTCTGAACtgcacattagtatgatattacCTGTTTTGTGCAGTGCCttcattattttgtttttgagaCACTCCTCATATTAATAGATATATATTATTTGCAACTTTACTTATTCTTTGATGCGTTGCGTTATAGGGAGTTGGGCATTGATCTTGTGATCGAGGGAACGGGAGTGTTCGTGGACAGAGACGGTGCCGGCAAGCACATCCAGGCAGGCGCGAAGAAGGTGCTCATCACCGCTCCCGGCAAGGGTGACATCCCGACCTATGTGGTTGGTGTCAACGCCGATGACTACAGCCACGCCGACACCATCATCAGCAACGCCTCCTGCACCACCAACTGCCTCGCCCCATTCGTTAAAGTCCTTGACCAAAAGTTCGGTGAGTTCTTTTTTACCTTTTTGGTTTTGGGTTGAGTCAAGGCAATTGCAAAAAATAAGTGATGGTGTTGGTTGATTGGTGAAATGTAGGTATCATCAAGGGAACTATGACCACCACCCACTCCTACACCGGAGACCAGAGGCTGCTCGACGCTAGCCACCGTGACCTGAGGCGTGCGAGAGCGGCAGCCCTCAACATTGTGCCGACATCCACCGGTGCAGCCAAGGCCGTGGCACTTGTGCTCCCCCAGCTCAAGGGCAAGCTCAACGGCATTGCTCTCCGTGTCCCGACACCTAACGTGTCTGTGGTGGACCTCGTGGTGCAGGTCGAGAAGAAGACCTTTGCTGAGGAAGTGAACGAGGCTTTCAGGGCGTCCGCCAGCAATGAGCTTAGCGGCATCTTGTCTGTGTGCGATGAGCCTCTCGTCTCAGTCGACTTCCGCTGCAGCGACGTCTCCTCCACCGTGGATTCGTCGCTCACCATGGTCATGGGAGATGACATGGTGAAGGTGATTGCTTGGTATGACAATGAGTGGGGATACTCACAGAGGGTGGTTGATCTTGCTGATATTGTTGCTAACAACTGGAAATGATGAAAGGCCTTCTTTCCTAATCTTTTCTATTGTTTGTAGACTACTCTTGTTTCGTTTCGGAATTGTATTGGTGAAGCAAACAATTTTCCATCCTGCTTATTGTATTTACATACTTCAACTTTTGTTGTACCTATCTACGCATACCATAATAAAGATCAACCATTTATTCGAGTTCATCAAGGATTCTGGTTTATCTTGGTATTCAAAATGTGATGTTTCCATTTCAAGTTCAGGACTGTTTTCTAGCAATAAAATTACCATCTCATCAGATCAGATCAGATCCTATTTCAACATGTGGTCAGCATTGTCCAGGATACCTTAATctcaagaaaatagaaaaaacgaCAATAAATACAATACACCCAATATCTGCTAGAATACTGAGTACGTATAAAAGAGTATGGTTGTGGCATATACGACGGCCAGCATGCCATAGAGGGAGTACAAACGATGGGATTATGAAGTAGTAGCATCCGAGCTTTAAAATATAAACCTGTAGTCGCAGAATACGACTCACTGTTGAACTAAGGAGAATAGTCTGATTCTGCAACATTCAGTAGCGGCAAAGTTTCAGGGTGCCATATATCCACAAAATGCAATAACAGGAGATAATAAATTGGACTCTGTATGCATCAGATAAGGCCCCTCCAGAACTTAATTCTGAAACAATTTGCCTGTTCCATCTCTCATTCCGGCCTGCAAAATGATTACGTGAGTGAATCACCAATACCAACGAAGATGTCGTTGAGTCAAGTTTCTTCAGCTACTTAAGATCAGATAAGCAGGATGTATATTTTCAACTCCATAGAgtgagatttttatcatgcacTAGTCATTATCATTAGGCAAAGCAAAAAAATATCACAATAACAGTTCTTGGTTGAGGGTACATGTCTGCCAATGTAGTTAATCGATTATATGCAACAAACTATTAAAAATTTCAGAACATAGTAAGACCATCAAGTAACCGATGAAACAGAATCATCTGCTTCCAGATTTCATTCTGAGAAATGTGCCTATGATAACTTCAGATCTAAGATAAACATTCCAACGTGAATTAATGCTGTTCATTGATATGAAAATTATAGGTGACAGAATTGTAGAGTTTGTAAGGATAAATTTTCCTTTGGCCGACAATTCATGTGATTATCAAAGTCAAGAAAACCATGCAGCACAAATATgcattaagaaattaaaatttctttCAGATTACAGAAACAAATTCATTTCCTCTAAACCGAATAGTAGCTAAGTTGCTCGAATAGGTTTTTGTATGTTCCTCTTGCATCCCCTTTTAGAGTCTTGCGCTTGAGGCTCCAGGAGCCTTTGTGCCTTTAATAACTATGATGATTAAGGGAAATTGAAGGTACAGCTGATGTAATGTGAAACTTGACACAAGAACACTCTCCCTAATGTAAATAGGTATAAATCATCTGAATAAGTAGTGTAGAAAACAGCCTCGAATGAGGTTGTATATACGTAAATTATTCACCATGCACTGCATACCTAATTCATGAAATTAGTGGTTTTACCAATCATACGACAACGTTATGCAACACATACTAGGTGATATCATTTCTGGCATTTCTTGTCACATACCCAGAAGACATTTTCATATTTACAGCTATAAGCTTACCCTATAAAAGGATTAGAGAACAAATTTTATCCTGGGAAGGGTAGGAAAGTTACACCTAAACCAAGCATCCAAGTCAGCAATATCCAAAACAGTATGTATTCGGCCATTCCATATTCAAGAGAAATATTAAGTGTTCCATATCTTAGCTTTACTGGATAGTTTTCAAAATAAGAGCTAATGAAAAGTAAATGAGATGAGAGCAACTGAACAATGTAACCCAAAGTACTAACGCAAAGAAGTTAAAGAATCAAAGACCACATACCATTTGATAATTGAACCAAAGAGAAAGTGCTGCATAATAGGAACCTTCTCCAGAACTTCTACTTTATACATCTTTAGCAGCCCACCATTCACCTTCTTCCAATTAGGAACACCACTAATGTCATCCAACATAGGTGAATGCTCAGCAAACAACCCCTTTTTCACCTTCTTCACAAAAACAACACAAGAGAGGTACAAGTATTCATTACAGAAATTCTCTAATATATCATCATTATGAATGGACTTTGGCTTCATATACTTGTGATCAATCAATTGTGATGACCCAAATATGTATGGCAAGAAATGGTAGTCATCAAGTCCCCACACACCATGGGATCCTGCAGGCTCTAAGCTATAagtgatttgtaattttctcaTTAACTCCATGTATTTGAAGAATACTCTTGACACCAAGGCTTGATAATCCTCTTCTGACACAACACCTAGTTTGGCCAAGCAATACAACCATGCTGCAAAATTTGTCTCATGGCCAGTTCCTATGTAAAAGAGGAGCAGAGTTAAAAGATCCCATCATTAGTTTAGTTTCCCAACAGATAGCTAGATAAAACAAACACAGAATCCACAAAAATCTACAAGTAAACAAATAATTTCACTATCATGTTCACATCAGTGCATAATATATCTCACTAGCAAACATACAAAACGGACTAGTGAATATACATAGGGTTTTAATACCGACAATCCAAATATTCTAATTTCACCCTTATGTTATGAAACATCAGTTTTCCATTTATAAGGGGTTTATAGTCCGAGTGTGCGACTGCAAAAAATGTTAGAACCAATGTCCTTGaagacagaaaagtaaaaaCAATATCCATGCATATACATATGTATGAAATTATGTTGTAATAACGATACTATAGATCAAAAAATTGGACTTATAACATATAAGTACAGTATTGAGATGTGCCAAAGCAGCATCTTCTAACACTTAAATAAcctaaaaattaaacaaaatactaTTCAACAAGTTAAAAGTATTCAGAATCTCTAACTTTATAATTTTGCCCTCTTTGAATAAAACAAAACTATATGTTTAACTAATGTATACTCCATAGAGCTTGAACAATGATTCATTTTTGTTTCCAGTCAGTTACATAAATACTATTGGATTTTCTCTTACTTTCACCAAAGGCATCAAATACTCATGAATCTCAATTTTATATTAGTTGCATAAATAATCGCAGTGATACAAAAAGTAAAACAGTGacacagaaaaaaaaaccctaGAAGGTACAGTTTAGAAGTGTATAACTATGAAATGAATTTAGTAAAATAAACTCTTGATGAATAATGGCCTCAATCAAATCTATTGAAAAAGGTACCAATCCACAATCAAAGAAACATGTTTCCTACCATAATCGATTCGCAGCGCATTGCCAAATCCATCGGTAAAATACGGCACAATTTCCACGGTAGCGTCGCGAAGCTGAGGCGGCAGAAACATGAGCATAAACGCCTCGGCCTCGGCACTCATCCGCTCGTGCCACACACGGTAGGAGACGTTTCCATACCGAGCAGACTGCGGCGCGGGAGGGATTTCGTCGACGAAGTCAGTCAGTTTCTGCAGAATCGAGACTAGGGTTTGGACGGTGGGGGAAACGTGGCAGGGATCGGAGAGCTTGCGAGATTTGGTGGATTCAGAGAGGGAGACGACGAAGCCGAGGAAGTTGCGGAAGGAGGGGGAGGAGTGGAAGGTGGAGAGGTCGTCGGGGGAGCGGATTCGCTTGGAGGGGGCGGTGAATTGGTGGGGGAGAGTGAGGGGTTGGACCTTCTCGGCGTGGGGGACGGGGGTGCGCATGATGGTTTCTCTGGTGTTGGTGGGGGAAGGGGGGAGGTTGACGGCGGGGAAACGGATGGGGATGTAGGAAGGGGTGTCGGAGGGGGGCGGAGGGGTGGGGAAGGCGGCGGGTCCACCGCACTTGGCGCAGACTGATGAGTGCGGctcttggtggtggtggtggtggtggtccgGTGAGGGTTCCATTTTTGGCTTCTGGTCACTGTGTCGCAAATGCTAGATTTTATAGTTGCGATATTATTTTGAACTCTTCTAGGAATATAATGTAATTTTAGATATGGTCAAGTTTTTATTcttacttttattaattttggtgTTGATCatatatttattcatttatttcacttattttttgttatagaattaaatttcattttttttagttttataaaaacagttcatattcatttattaaaactattttttattcttttttattttataattctactttttcatcttttCTCCTACACATTAAAATATATGTAATTCCCAAATCCCCAAATCATCGAATGGAAGGAAAAGAGTATAAATTTAACTTGAATGTCATTCATTTTAATTTACAATTCTTAAAATTAGTATTCAGTcaagataatatttataatgaAGGATGTAATATTTACTTAGGTGATCAACAATACATCATTATTCCATGCTACAAATCATATTAGAACTTTTTCAAACATTATACTATTAGCAATTAGCATTCCACTTAAACCCTAAATAAGAATAGATTGTTACTGTAGCGAAAATTGATTACTAAAACTATACCTTGTAGAAATTCTCGCTATAACGACTTTTTAATACtatgatttattttaatattgatACGATACTAAAATTTTGATATGacttatttttttatctttgttatttataatataaattaaataactcAAAACTTGAagattacttaattaaaatttctaaaattgtATTAAGACCATCTCCAAGGATACACTAAAACCTAAAATGGGATATAGATAATTAACTCCAATAGTACTCCAAAACCAATtccgtttttgtttttttagaaaaaaattactTATTTTTAAGTTTACACTAAATCTAAACTTAAaagttttataaattttgtgagtaaaaaaaatataatataaagaaaattcttttaaatttgagtttagtgtaagtggttggagtaaaatcatatttgatgtgacatttacactaaaataagtttgagtttttttataatatctccttcaaaaaaatagactaatttatcattttgggtagtccaccaaaattagaccaTCTAAATATGGAAATTTTTAAACAAATACTAATCATACGCATCACTCTAaatgtggaccccacaatctATTAATACAGATATTacttccactatttttttcctcttttattttaccaattgcgcattaaaactcgtgttatttACAATTTTATCTATTTGTAGTGAACGGAGTCATAGAGATAGTATAATATTGATTAAGTCAtctaaattgaaaaaaaaaattaaactcgAGGAAGATTACCAACGGTTTCATGTTTAAAATAACTATCCACAAGAGATTTTGCTACAATGTTGTGAAAGCCTTTagttaaatggtatagacaacatatttagaaaAGAAAGCAATGAgagaagattattgtatttgattgaatgatgaaatggtactcaacacccatatatttatagggatgttggtgacctttgagatcctacaataaatgtatattcatggaactacactattattggaacaaggcatgcacatcttcaatgcttcttggaactctattctTGGAACTTCattcttctttaatgcttattgatgCTTTCTTTTCTCAACACTCTCCCTCAAATTGAGTGTTgggatctccaaaactcaatttgGAAAGCACATCTTCAAAGCTCCTTGAGTTGACTGCTTTAGTTAGGATGTAGGCAAGTTGATCCTCAGAGCGAACAAAAGGGAGTTCAACAATCTCATtttcaatgttttctttgatgaagtgtctgtcaacctccacatgcttcgttcgatcatgttgtactggattttgtgagatgtttatagcggctttgttatcacaGTACAACTGGCACTTGCTTGGAGGGAGATTAATTTCTTTCAACAATTTCCTTAACCATAAAATCTCggtcaacccacttttaatcccacgaaattctgcttcagcactcgaaagagccaccaccttctgtttcttgcttctccatgttaccaagttacctccaacaaaggtaaagtagcctgctgtagactttctatcatttgggtttcctgcccagtcagcatctgtataaccatgaatctcaagatgcccATTTTTGGCGAACAATACTCCATGCCCtggagttcccttcaaataccgacaaatcctaagtgctgcctccatgtgatctgtctgcggcttatgcatgaactgacttacgaccccaactgcataggcaatatctggcctagtgtgcaagagatatatgagttttttgactagtcgctgatatcgactacggtcagccaacttggctccttctctgatttgtaatccgtgattaactgccagaggagtgtctgctggtttacattccagtaggccagtctctgctaggatgtccaagatatacttcctttgtcgcAGAAAAATCCATTTAGTTGACCTTAACACTTCaatcccaagaaagtacttgagattccccaagtccttcgtctcaaattcctgaaaaagattcttctttaattcctcaatctcttctaggtcgtcacctgtaataatcatgtcatcaacatatatgattaaacatgtgatcttatcaccctgcttcttaaaaaatagcgTATGGTCTGGATTGCTCTGTGTATATCCGTAGCTAATCATTGCCCCAACAAACTTtccaaaccatactcttggagattgcttcaatccatacaaggtcttccTCAATCGGCACCCTTCATCTACTTTAAAATCTGTTGCAAATCTTGGCGGTGCCTCCATgtaaactttttctttcttctttaactctccatgtaggaaggcattcgtcacatcaaactggtgtaatggCCAGTCCCTATTAGCAGCAATAGATAGCAACACCCGAACAGTGTTCATCTTAGCTACTGAGAGAAGGTCTCAGAATAgtcaactccatatgtctgagtatagccttttgcgacaagtcgtgccttgtacctttctatcgagccatcaggtcttcttttgatagtgaagacccatcgacaacccactggtcgcttcccttctggtagagcacatttctcccatgtgtggtttcgaatcagtgcatcaatatctttcttcattgcttccctccaatgcttgtatttcatagcttcttcccatgtctgtggtatttcttcttcctcatatattGCATTCTCAAAGgcccgagccatctctgataAATGGCTTTTGGCTAGGTTCACAATAGAGTATCGCTTTTTCCTGTCAGTCCTCTCGGGTGTATACCTTTTGGGTGTAACTCCTCTGTTTGACCTTGGTGGAAGTATGTATCTCCCAGTGTCAG
This window contains:
- the LOC121759083 gene encoding glyceraldehyde-3-phosphate dehydrogenase A, chloroplastic; this translates as MASSALSSLQVGCSKAFSDFSGLRTSSASLPFPKRSNDDFLSLIAFQTSVVGGGNKRGVVEAKLKVAINGFGRIGRNFLRCWHGRKDSPLDVIAINDTGGVKQASHLLKYDSTLGIFDADVKPVGTDGISVDGKVIKVVSNRNPSNLPWGELGIDLVIEGTGVFVDRDGAGKHIQAGAKKVLITAPGKGDIPTYVVGVNADDYSHADTIISNASCTTNCLAPFVKVLDQKFGIIKGTMTTTHSYTGDQRLLDASHRDLRRARAAALNIVPTSTGAAKAVALVLPQLKGKLNGIALRVPTPNVSVVDLVVQVEKKTFAEEVNEAFRASASNELSGILSVCDEPLVSVDFRCSDVSSTVDSSLTMVMGDDMVKVIAWYDNEWGYSQRVVDLADIVANNWK
- the LOC121759084 gene encoding serine/threonine-protein phosphatase 2A activator-like, giving the protein MEPSPDHHHHHHQEPHSSVCAKCGGPAAFPTPPPPSDTPSYIPIRFPAVNLPPSPTNTRETIMRTPVPHAEKVQPLTLPHQFTAPSKRIRSPDDLSTFHSSPSFRNFLGFVVSLSESTKSRKLSDPCHVSPTVQTLVSILQKLTDFVDEIPPAPQSARYGNVSYRVWHERMSAEAEAFMLMFLPPQLRDATVEIVPYFTDGFGNALRIDYGTGHETNFAAWLYCLAKLGVVSEEDYQALVSRVFFKYMELMRKLQITYSLEPAGSHGVWGLDDYHFLPYIFGSSQLIDHKYMKPKSIHNDDILENFCNEYLYLSCVVFVKKVKKGLFAEHSPMLDDISGVPNWKKVNGGLLKMYKVEVLEKVPIMQHFLFGSIIKWPE